One part of the Bradyrhizobium sp. CB1650 genome encodes these proteins:
- a CDS encoding FTR1 family protein: MLAALVIVFREVFEAGLIVGIVLAVTRGVAHCERWVAGGVLAGVAGACLVAAFAGGLSQLFEGMGQELFNASVLGVAVVMLTWHNVWMARHGREIAVEMRAIGHAVAEGSKPLLALAVVVGVAVLREGSEVALFLYGVAASDGGSALGLTIGGCLGLLLGAAVCLVTYLGLVRIPPRALFATTTVLITLLAAGMAAQAVAFLERANWLTSLDTVVWDSGWLLSEASIPGRALHTLIGYTDQPTQMQLLVYIAVITITIWLMWLTAQVRGDHAVAAG; the protein is encoded by the coding sequence TCACGCGCGGGGTCGCGCACTGCGAGCGCTGGGTCGCCGGCGGCGTGCTGGCGGGCGTTGCGGGGGCGTGTCTCGTCGCGGCATTTGCCGGCGGCCTGTCGCAGCTTTTCGAAGGCATGGGCCAGGAACTGTTCAATGCCTCCGTCCTCGGAGTCGCCGTTGTGATGCTGACCTGGCACAATGTCTGGATGGCGCGCCACGGCCGGGAGATTGCCGTCGAGATGCGCGCGATCGGCCACGCGGTGGCCGAGGGCAGCAAGCCGCTATTGGCGCTGGCCGTCGTGGTCGGCGTCGCCGTGCTGCGCGAAGGCAGTGAGGTCGCGCTGTTTCTCTATGGCGTCGCGGCCTCCGACGGCGGTTCGGCCCTGGGTCTGACCATCGGCGGCTGCCTAGGCCTCTTGCTCGGCGCCGCGGTTTGCCTCGTGACCTATTTGGGCCTGGTGCGGATTCCGCCGCGCGCGCTGTTCGCAACGACGACGGTTCTGATCACCCTCCTCGCGGCGGGTATGGCGGCACAGGCCGTTGCTTTCCTGGAGCGCGCCAACTGGCTAACGTCGCTCGACACCGTCGTGTGGGACTCAGGCTGGCTGTTGTCCGAAGCCAGCATTCCCGGGCGCGCCTTGCACACGCTGATCGGCTATACCGATCAGCCGACGCAAATGCAGCTCTTGGTTTATATTGCCGTTATCACGATAACCATTTGGCTGATGTGGCTGACCGCGCAGGTGCGCGGCGACCACGCCGTTGCTGCGGGCTAG